Genomic DNA from Bacteroidetes Order II. bacterium:
AAGAATTTTATCGTGGTTTTGTGAGTCGTACAACCCTAACTTATCAAGCAAGCCGTGCATTTAATATCCGGTTGGTTGGCCAGGTCAATTCTTTCTCGGAAGGGTTTAGCCTACAGCCTTTGTTAACGTATCAGGTAAATCCGTTAACGGTATTTTACGTGGGAGCGAACCTCAATGGCGCTGATGCCGACAATGCCACATACCCGCAAAACCCCGGACTGTACACAACCGACCGATCTATTTTCTTTAAATTTCAGTATATGTTCCGACGGTAAGCCAACCACGCTACCGAAAAGCAAAGCCTTTCCACCAATGGAGAGGCTTTTTGCCATTTTGAAACCACCCTTTTCGACTCGAAAAAATGGAGATTTTTTGTTTTGCAATTCGAACCTTTCCCACTTATGCATCCAATGCAACTTTAGAACGAGAAAAGAGCGGTTCGATTATGATCTTTACAAACCCAGTTTCAGACCGATATGTAGCCGCCCATTTGCAGGGCCTTCCTCCGGATTGGCGGCATAAGAAACCTGCATTAAGCCCAGTGGTGTACTGTATTGTAGGCCTACACCATAACCCATCCGTACCAAACGATTGGCCGTATTTCCTACAGATTTTGGGGTTTGTAACATGCCCCCATCAAAAAAAACAAACGCATATGATGCAGCATCCAATTGATACCGATATTCTGTAAAACAACGCCCACCAGCATTTCCCTTAAACTGTTCCTCATTATAACCACGCAGGGAGGTTGCTCCACCAAACCTGAACAAATCGGCATCATCCCAAAAAGGGCTAAAGAGTGCCCTAAAGTCGCCCCCCAAGACCCATACCTGACGCCTAAAGGTGGGCACAAAGATCCGTAATACCACCGAAAGCCGCTGCTGATTGACAGACTCACGTGCTCCGTCGAGCCGTTGCACGTCTTTTTTACCTTGCTGTAACACCGAAACCACTTGAGCGCCCTTTCGTGGATTTACGCGACTGTCAGCCATCTCATAACCCACCCCGATCCCTACAAACCACGCATCGGAACGTGCCAATCCGTCTTTATTCCCTTTTACCCCCGGACGAATCGAGCGCCGATCCACCGATGCAAAAAACTCCAGACGGTTTGCCTGCACATACCCTGTCTCTAATTCAAATCCTGATTGGTTAAACGTTGAATCTCGCTGTTGTCCTGTCCATTTCCCTCGGAACCGGATAGGCAAACCCATCACAAAAGGCCATCTGGCAGCTATTTCGGCCTGATTCGACTGTCCGGGCATCCGATTGATTTGGGCTTGTAATTCTTCGCCACGCCCCATTACACTCCGAAGCAAAAGGGTTCCGTTTCCTACCACACCTGCTTTTTGCGCCTGAGACTTTGGAAGATAGCCCAACGCAAGGTCGAAACTCCCTGGTGGACGGTCTTGCGCCTTCACCACTACTTGCGCATCCAAGTTGGGATCAATTTTAACCTCAACCGATGCCACCTGTTCAAAAACGCCCATCTCTTGCAACCGAGTACGCGCAGTTTCGGGGTCAAATTGCGTCATCCATTGGGTGGATTTCAGCCCCAGCACCGCACGTATATATTCCGATTTGATGCGAGTAGGATTTGTTAAGACCAAGCCAGAGAACTTCACGGGCGGCCCTTTCTCTACTCGTATCACCAGATGCCAACCCGCCTGCTCCTGTGAATCAACCAAAGCATCTTCTATATATACACGAGTTAATAAAAAACCTTGCCCTATAAATTGATTCAAAATGCGCTCCAAATCTTCTTGAAGGGCTTTATACGTTATCTTTTGCAATGCCCGTACCGCCATTTGTTCACGTATGAACCTTTCCTCAATATCGGTAAGTCCCAGAAATTTAACTGATTTTATAACCATAGTAGATTCAATGGACCTATCCGTTTGCGCACTTAACCAAGGGATCGCACCAAACAATAGTATAAAAAGACAAGCCCAATGAAAAAACAATCCTTTTTTTAAGCCCCGTAACGCATTATTTTTAATAATTCTCATCTATTCCGTTTTGTAATGAAAAAAATATTCCGCACCAACTGCCTGATTTTTCTGTCAGGGTTATGGTTTTGTCTGCATACCACCGCCTACGCACAAAACCCCGTCCAACGGACCGAGGCCATACGCCCCGATTCTACCATACAACAACACCCTATTGGCCGTGCATTTCTCTTCGTTTTGCCGCGCCGAACACGTTCAGGGAAACCTTTTGTCCGTTACGAAATTGTACAGGCACCCGCCATGAGTTGGTTGGTAAAACGCTCCTTTTATTGGGATACCGACCGGGAAAAACCCGACTCCATACACCTGATCCGATTTCGAGCCTATACCGCTTCCAATGAAGCCTCCGAAATACTGATCTCCGTAACCCTGAAATCATGAACCATTCTGAAATACCTCATTCAGACCTTCAACTATGGCACCAAATTCAACCGTATTTTCAGGTTGACCTACTTCAGTGGTTTGATATACAGGCCCGCGATCTGCCTTGGCGAAGAACCAAAGACCCTTACAGAATCTGGTTATCCGAGATGATGCTCCAACAAACAAGGGTGGATCAGGCAATGCCATATTACCATGCCTTTCTGGAAGCGTTCCCGACGGTCTTTGATCTGGCAAAAGCACCTTTAGATGCGGTCCTTAAGCGGTGGGAGGGACTGGGATACTACGCACGCGCACGCAATCTGCATAAAGCAGCGAAACAAATCATTGCCAACCACAATGGCATTTTTCCTGAAACCGCAGAAGAAGCACTGGCCCTTCCGGGTATTGGCCCCTATTCGGCAGCGGCAATTCTCTCTATTGCCTATCAAGTACCACTGGCAGTCTTGGATGGCAATGTGATGCGGGTTTTGGCAAGGATATTGGCTTTTGAAGAAGACATTAGAT
This window encodes:
- a CDS encoding BamA/TamA family outer membrane protein, coding for MVIKSVKFLGLTDIEERFIREQMAVRALQKITYKALQEDLERILNQFIGQGFLLTRVYIEDALVDSQEQAGWHLVIRVEKGPPVKFSGLVLTNPTRIKSEYIRAVLGLKSTQWMTQFDPETARTRLQEMGVFEQVASVEVKIDPNLDAQVVVKAQDRPPGSFDLALGYLPKSQAQKAGVVGNGTLLLRSVMGRGEELQAQINRMPGQSNQAEIAARWPFVMGLPIRFRGKWTGQQRDSTFNQSGFELETGYVQANRLEFFASVDRRSIRPGVKGNKDGLARSDAWFVGIGVGYEMADSRVNPRKGAQVVSVLQQGKKDVQRLDGARESVNQQRLSVVLRIFVPTFRRQVWVLGGDFRALFSPFWDDADLFRFGGATSLRGYNEEQFKGNAGGRCFTEYRYQLDAASYAFVFFDGGMLQTPKSVGNTANRLVRMGYGVGLQYSTPLGLMQVSYAANPEEGPANGRLHIGLKLGL